A section of the Oncorhynchus gorbuscha isolate QuinsamMale2020 ecotype Even-year linkage group LG06, OgorEven_v1.0, whole genome shotgun sequence genome encodes:
- the LOC124037514 gene encoding protein PML-like: MQSSLGMGAVSGDTVVFFDLETTGLDTSICDIIQLSAISGERAFNVYAVPRCNMTDEASRITGFTVRDHRTLLLHGRRVDTIPLREVLTSFISFLRSFHKPLLAAHNARRFDCPVLARALRECSLTDEFQEVVSGFLDTFRISKVMFPFKLGKYSQEYMVKEFLNKTYDAHNALEDVKALQELYQKWSPSQELVRRHTFPL; this comes from the exons ATGCAGTCCTCTTTG GGTATGGGAGCGGTGTCTGGTGATACCGTAGTATTCTTTGATTTGGAGACTACCGGATTAG ACACATCCATATGTGACATCATCCAGCTGTCGGCCATCAGCGGGGAGAGGGCATTCAACGTGTACGCTGTTCCTCGTTGCAACATGACGGACGAGGCCTCCAGGATCACAGGGTTCACCGTCAGGGACCACCGGACCCTGCTCCTACACGGTCGACGGGTGGACACCATCCCCCTCAGGGAGGTCCTCACCTCCTTCATCTCCTTCCTCCGCTCCTTCCACAAGCCCCTGCTGGCAGCCCACAATGCCCGGCGCTTCGACTGCCCCGTGCTGGCCAGGGCTCTGAGGGAATGCTCCCTGACGGACGAGTTCCAGGAAGTAGTGTCTGGTTTCCTAGATACTTTCAGGATTAGTAAGGTGATGTTTCCATTCAAACTGGGCAAGTACTCTCAGGAGTACATGGTGAAGGAGTTCCTCAATAAGACGTACGATGCTCACAACGCCTTGGAGGATGTCAAGGCCCTGCAGGAGCTCTATCAAAAATGGAGTCCCAGCCAGGAACTGGTGCGCCGTCACACCTTCCCCCTGTAA
- the LOC124037513 gene encoding uncharacterized protein LOC124037513 isoform X2 encodes MSDDESEETGRAVTPNPQKSRIHAPQKFLPRYQKWSCLTQSKLSYHAFYTLCKYDDISHQGSSDCRHHVDGKRHQNLLVATASTSCGWEKASESTGSYSINIMWMGKGIRSYSINIMWMGKGIRSYSINIMWMGKGIRSYWQLQHQHHVDGKRHQKLLAATASTSCGWEKASEATGSYSINIMWMGKGIRSYWQLQHQPQL; translated from the exons ATGTCAGACGACGAGAGTGAGGAAACCGGCAGGGCAGTAACTCCGAACCCCCAAAAAAGCAGAATACACGCTCCTCAGAAGTTCCTTCCTCGATACCAGAAGTGGTCATGCTTGACGCAATCTAAGCTATCATATCATGCATTTTATACTTTGTGCAAGTATGATGACATCAGTCATCAAGGAAGCTCAG ATTGTAGACATCATGTGGATGGGAAAAGGCATCAGAATCTACTGGTAGCTACAGCATCAACATCATGTGGATGGGAAAAGGCATCAGAATCTACTGGTAGCTACAGCATCAACATCATGTGGATGGGAAAAGGCATCAGAAGCTACAGCATCAACATCATGTGGATGGGAAAAGGCATCAGAAGCTACAGCATCAACATCATGTGGATGGGAAAAGGCATCAGAAGCTACTGGCAGCTACAGCATCAACATCATGTGGATGGGAAAAGGCATCAGAAGCTACTGGCAGCTACAGCATCAACATCATGTGGATGGGAAAAGGCATCAGAAGCTACTGGCAGCTACAGCATCAACATCATGTGGATGGGAAAAGGCATCAGAAGCTACTGGCAGCTACAGCATCAACCCCAGCTATAG
- the LOC124037513 gene encoding uncharacterized protein LOC124037513 isoform X1: protein MENENNRLVVATSPGRSLVFFDLETTGLGQSCEIVQLAAVSGGHSLNLYTVPRCRMQRGAAKVTGFRVWRHRLYHHRCPVLTNSLKEVLVSFIAFLRMLDRPIVVGHNIRRFDCPVLARGLDEFDLKAEFQFAVSGCLDTLPLAREILKGRGLQSFRQENLVRIVVGISYEAHDALEDVRALQRLYGALRPTPEQVLRQSFTLDTMAEPAPKQPPAAKAKGSCRATGSLGYTSDQLGRRPH, encoded by the exons ATGGAAAATGAGAACAATCGCCTCGTTGTGGCCACCAGCCCTGGCCGAAGTTTGGTTTTCTTTGACTTGGAGACAACAGGACTTG GTCAGAGCTGTGAAATCGTTCAGCTGGCTGCAGTAAGTGGGGGTCACTCCCTGAACCTCTACACTGTCCCTCGATGTCGGATGCAGCGTGGAGCCGCCAAGGTCACAGGCTTCAGAGTCTGGAGGCACAGGCTCTACCACCATCGCTGTCCTGTCCTGACCAACTCCCTCAAAGAAGTCCTAGTCTCCTTCATAGCCTTCTTGCGCATGCTTGACCGCCCAATTGTCGTTGGTCACAATATCCGTCGCTTCGACTGCCCTGTGCTAGCTAGAGGGCTTGATGAGTTTGACCTTAAAGCAGAGTTCCAGTTCGCAGTTTCTGGTTGCTTGGACACGCTCCCGTTGGCGCGAGAGATTCTGAAGGGACGTGGACTCCAGAGTTTTCGTCAGGAAAACCTTGTTCGGATAGTGGTTGGCATCTCCTACGAGGCGCATGATGCCTTGGAGGATGTGCGGGCACTGCAGAGGCTCTATGGTGCCCTCAGGCCCACGCCAGAGCAGGTCCTCAGGCAGAGCTTCACCCTGGACACCATGGCAGAGCCAGCACCCAAGCAGCCCCCTGCAGCCAAGGCCAAGGGGTCCTGTAGGGCAACAG